CAGAACCAGGGCCTCTACGAGTCGCTGGAGCACTTCCAGGCCGACATCATCATCGGCGACGACATGTTCTTCGGCGTGCTGCCGATGCTGCTCGGCCCGCGTGAGGCGCGGCCGCCGATCGCGCTGTGCGGGACGTCGTTCCCGCACTGGACGCGAGACGACGGCGCGCCGAACTTTCTCGGCTTGCCGCCTGCGACGACCGAGGAGCAGCGCCGGCAATACGCCGTCATCGCAGACGAGTACGACGCCAACGTCGATCTGCCCGTGCTGCGCAGCCTGAACAGGGTATTGAAGCCCTTCGGCGTCCGGCCGGTGACGCGGCCGCTCTTCCATTCCGTCATCGAGCTCGCCGATACCTATATGCAGCTGTCGGTACCGAGCTTCGAGTTTCCGCGCAGGTTTCCGCCCACGGTCCATTTCGTCGGCACGCCGCCGATCATTCGAGACCAAGTCCCCTTGCCGGCATGGGCGGACGAACTCGACGGTTCGCGCAAGGTGGTGCTGGTGACCCAGGGCACGGTGGCCAATCACAATTTCGGCCTGCTGATCGTGCCGACGCTCAAAGCGCTGGCGAACGAGCCCGATGTGCTCGTTGTCGTGACCGCCGGCGGCCGCCCGGTTGACGCCATCCCCGGCCCCATCCCGTCCAATGCACGGGTCGCCAGCTATCTGCCGTTCGAATGGTTGCTGCCGCGCGTCGACGTGCTCGTCACCAACGGCGGCTATGGCAGCGTCAACCAGGCCATGAGCTTCGGCATCCCGCTGGTCACGGCGGGCATGACGGAGGACAAGGCCGACGTCAATGCGCGCGTGGCGTGGTCCGGCGTCGGCATCAATCTGGCCACCAACGAGCCGACGCCCGAAGCGCTGCGCGAGGCGGTGCGCACCGTGCTCGATCGTCCCGCCTATCGCATGCGTGCCTCGCGCATGGCCGACGAGTTCACCAGCATCGGCACCCGATCGGCGGTCCTGCGGATCATCAAGCGCCTCGTCACCGATGAGGACGAGACGCAGCAGGCCGGCGCGATCGAGGCAGGCCGGAGGTCGGCACATCGCCAGGTGAGCTGACGCGCGCTGACGTCATCTGACCTTTCGACCTCCGCCCGGGGAAGGAGGGGATCGTCCCCTCCCCTCCTTCCCACAACTCCATCGCATGTGAAGGGCCATGAAGATCCAGCCCGCTTCCGCCGCCTTTACGGTTCTGCTCGGCCTCCTCGCGGCCGTGCCCTATTCCGGCATCGACATCAACCTTCCGGCGCTGGCCGCGACCGGCGCTGCGCTGGGAGCAAGCCCCTCACATGTTGGCCTGACGATGAGCGCCTTCATGCTGAGCCTTGCGATGGCGCCGCTCATCTACGGACCGATCTCCGACCGGGTCGGCCGCAAGCCCGTCGTCGTGTTCGGCCTGGCGCTGTTCGTGATCGCAAGCCTCGCCTGCGCGGCAGCGCAATCGCTGCCGATGCTGCTGCTATGCCGCGCGGTCCAGGGCGTGGGCGCGGCCAGCACGACGACGACTTATGCGATCATCCGCGACCTGTTTGACGAGGCGTCCGCGCGCGCGAAGATCGGCGGTATCGTGGTCACCGTCAACGTGGTGACCGTGATTGCGCCGACCGCAGGTGCCGCGCTGCTCGCGATCGGCGGATGGCGGCTGATCTATGCATGTCAGGCTGCGGTCGGCGTCATGCTGATCGCCGTCGTGCTGTGGGGAATGGCCGAAAGTGCGAAGACCGTCGCCGAACGTCGCCTTGGCGCTTCTGCGGTCTTCAAGGACTATCTCCGGATCGTCAC
This is a stretch of genomic DNA from Bradyrhizobium sp. CB2312. It encodes these proteins:
- a CDS encoding glycosyltransferase, coding for MKVLFASTPATGHLNPMLAIANILIADGHEIAFLTGTVFRARVEASGARFFALPKGADFDLRDILSVVPELKTIAPGPEWLRLACERIFVDAVPAQNQGLYESLEHFQADIIIGDDMFFGVLPMLLGPREARPPIALCGTSFPHWTRDDGAPNFLGLPPATTEEQRRQYAVIADEYDANVDLPVLRSLNRVLKPFGVRPVTRPLFHSVIELADTYMQLSVPSFEFPRRFPPTVHFVGTPPIIRDQVPLPAWADELDGSRKVVLVTQGTVANHNFGLLIVPTLKALANEPDVLVVVTAGGRPVDAIPGPIPSNARVASYLPFEWLLPRVDVLVTNGGYGSVNQAMSFGIPLVTAGMTEDKADVNARVAWSGVGINLATNEPTPEALREAVRTVLDRPAYRMRASRMADEFTSIGTRSAVLRIIKRLVTDEDETQQAGAIEAGRRSAHRQVS
- a CDS encoding MFS transporter yields the protein MKIQPASAAFTVLLGLLAAVPYSGIDINLPALAATGAALGASPSHVGLTMSAFMLSLAMAPLIYGPISDRVGRKPVVVFGLALFVIASLACAAAQSLPMLLLCRAVQGVGAASTTTTYAIIRDLFDEASARAKIGGIVVTVNVVTVIAPTAGAALLAIGGWRLIYACQAAVGVMLIAVVLWGMAESAKTVAERRLGASAVFKDYLRIVTHPVSLAFILIGAAAGSAVFAYVTGSSLYFIGVVGLQPKQYGLIFSACSAAVMFGAFLDGRLSRQGFAPADVLTVGLVLSFAAAGTMLVTTLAGWSPPALVAALLMVVALSFGLSLPNLMNATMQPLPDIAGAVGAAAGTVQMTAGAIASGLVALLFDGRTALAMAAVMAASALLALTLYLRFGRSAGRPTWVSSV